ATAGAAAAGAGGACTGTCCTCGGGAATAAAAAGGAGGCAGGCTATTCCACCATAAAAAACAATGGGCAATAGAACCCACCAAATACGTTCGTTGATGAGTGTACGGCACAGCAAGTACCAGTAATTGTTAGCAAGAATCAGCAGTAAGATACCAATAAGATAGGTGATAACACCGAGAATTCCAAAATATTTAGTAATAGTAATGAAAGAAAAAGGGACAAACATAAACAACCAGAATAGGTTGAATAGGCTAAGTCCGGAGCGGATAAGTAAAAAGTCGATGACACGATTTCGTTTAACCGGCAACAGGAGGTAAGGTTTTACCTCCTGTGTCGGTGTTTTTTGTAACGGAACACGCAACAGGAAATCCAGTGCCAGAATAAAGATCAGAACAACGGCGTTCATTACATGATATGGTTCTCGGTTGGGAACCATATTTGAGAAACCGAACGCGAATGTCGTACCGAAAAATATCAGGTAGCCGGCCCAAAATGCAGCCATGACATAACCGAGTATTTTAGCAACTTTGTTCTTTTCATACATCGGGTGTCTTTTGGCGGCAAGTCTTCCGTGTTTACGTAGTTCGTTGATTATCATCATCTATACAAAAGAATTTTTATTTGTTTTCTTCCGGCATAGTCATAACGACTTGAATTTCGTTGTTCTGTTTCAGCAGCTTGGCAAGGAAGTCTTGTACTTCTTTGGCTGTAATGCTGTTGACTAACTTTTCATAGTCTTTCGTATTGTCAATACCTGTGTAGAAATATTCGTCCAGATTATTTAGCCAATAGCCGTTTTCTTTCTGAGCGTCTTTGTATTTCTTCAACATATATTCTTTGATCTTCTGCATGTGTTCGGCAGATGGACCTTCTTTAGCCATTTTTTCTAATTGTTCCACAACGATAGCAGACAGTTTATCTTTCTTAGCTGGGTCAGTCTGGAATACAATCTGAAGTACCAGTTCTTCCTTCGGATATTTGCTGAGGTTTCCGTTACAGCTTACGCCATACGTGCCACCTTCTTTTTCGCGGATTTCAGCGGTGTAAACCATATCTAATGCCTGATCAAGGAAGCTGAGTAGTGTATTGCTACGCAGGTCGTATTTGCAAGTTCCGCTGTATAGGAACATGATGGTAGCCATTGGCGTTTCCTGTTTCTTTGCAAATTCATTCTTGTATTCCCCTTTGCGAATGTACATCTTATTATCCTTGAATGTTTCCTTGCGGTTGATAGAAGGCAGAGCACCCAGATATTTTGCAATCATCGGTTTCATCTGTTCTAGGTTTACGTTTCCTACCAGATAGAAAGTAAAATCGCTTGCATCTTTATAGCGGTCTTTGTACATTTCGAGGATACGGTCATAGTCGATCTGGTCTACCATGCTTTCTTTCAGCTTGATAGCGCGTGGATGGTCACCGTATAGAGCACGTGTCACTGTATCGCTGAATGCCGTCATCGGGTTAGCGTCTGAGTTTTGAAGCTGTGCTTTCAGGCGGTTCTTGTATGATTCGAATGCTTCATTATCTTTGCGCGGAGAAGTGAATGTCAGGTAAGTCAGCTGCATCATTGTCTCGAAATCTTTCGGAGAACAGCTACCTGAAATTGTTTCTGTTGTATTACCGATACCGGCTCCTACGGAAGCACGTTTACCGGCAAGGGCTTTGCTTAAGTCTACTTTGCTGAAATTACCGATACCGCCTACCAAAGCTACACCGTTTAATTGAGAAATATTGATGATTTCATCGTTCGGGAATACACTGGTACCACCAAGGCTTACACCTTTCATCATGATCTGGTCAGCTTTGAAATCTGTAGGCTTCACATAGACTGTTACACCGTTAGAAAGCACTAGTTTTGTGCTGCCGTAAACGTCATCGGCCTTTTCGGAAACAATCTTTCCGCCTTTAATGTCTTCAGAGATAAGAGGTTCGTTGGAAACTTTGTCTTCGTATGGTTTCAAATCGAATGAACTCATCTGCTTCAATAAAGCTGCAATTTCCTCTTTCGTCGGATATTTCAGACCTTCTTTTTGAGGACCCGCGAGCAGTACTACTTGGTTATTATCAGTAACCAGCTGTTTCATCAATTCGTTGACGGCCGTCACAGGAATGTTTGGAGCCATCTGCTGTACAAGCATATATTCGAATTCGATACCCGGAATCGGTTCTTTATCGAGGAAATTGTTCACATATTCATCGACATAGTTACCACTTTTTGTTTTTTCACGTTCGTTATACGCAGACTCCATAGCTTGCATATAGTTAGCACGCGCGCGTTCATATTCAGTCTCAGTGAATCCGAAACGACGTGCACGTTCTGCTTCTTCCAGAATAGTTTTCATCGCCAAGTCTACACCGTCAATCTTGCTGTTTGCAGTAAGGCTGAATGCTTCTTTGGTCTTGGCAAGGAAATACTCTCCATATCCTGCACCGGCACCGGTAAAAGGAGGATTGGCTGTTTGGCGGAGTTCGTTCAAACGGCTATTCAGCATATTGATAGCCATGTTGAGTACGTACTGTGTAGCATAATAAGAAATCGTATTTTTCAAAGAATCCGGCGTTGCATCTTGTTTGAAGAAGATGTTGATAGAAGGATTGGCAACTTCTTTGTCAGTGCCGATATAGATCAACGGTTCCTGATTGTCTGCTACCGGATAGTAAATACGTTCGGCAGGGTTTACCGGAGCTTTTACGTCTTTGAATACCTCTTTCAACTTGGCTTCCATTTCTTCAGCGTTGATGTCACCGACGATAACGATTCCCTGCAAATCGGGACGGTACCATTTAGCATAGTAATCACGGATATCCTGATAAGGGAAGTTGTTGATAACGTCAATACTGCCGATAGGCATACAGTCGGCATATTTAGAATCCGGATACATAGTAGCCTGTGCATCAGTCATGATGCGTAGCATACCACTGTTGCGACTTCTCCATTCTTCGCGGATTACACCACGTTCTTTGTCGATTTCTTTGTCGGCAAGGTTGATAGCGCTCGACCAGTCGTGTAGGATAAGCAGGCAGGAATCTACCACATTCTGGTTTTCTGTCGGTACGTTACTGATGTTGTAAACGGTCTGGTCGACACTGGTATAGGCATTCAGGTTTGTTCCGAATTTAATACCTTTAGTTTCACACCAGGGAATGATTCCAAGTCCGGTTTCATCACCGGGGAAATGTTTGGTCCCGTTGAAAGCCATGTGTTCCAGAAAGTGAGCCAAGCCACGTTGCTGTGGTTCTTCCAGAATAGAACCTACTTTTTGTGCGATGTAGAATTCTACGCGTTTTTCCGGGAGTGCATTGTGTCGGATGTAATAAGTAAGTCCGTTATCCAGTTTGCCGATACGGACATTTTTGTCCACAGGCATTTGTTGCATGGGTTGTGCAAAAACGGACTGGAAATTGCAGCATATGATAAGGACTGCAATAAATAATCCACGTAATAAATGTTTCATGTTCTATTTAATTTAATAAAAGTTTCTGTGTTATCTGTCGTGATTGTCTATGGTAAATCACAAACAGGCAGAAAAAGAGTTATTTAATGGCTTGGCGTATCCTTACTAATTTTGTTAACAATCCTTCCAATAAATCAAGCTTCAGCATATTGGCACCGTCGCTTTTGGCTACGGCGGGATTTTCGTGTGTTTCGATAAAGATACCGTCTGCCCCTACGGCTATGCCCGCTTTGGCAATAGTTTCTATAAGTTGCGGCATACCGCCGGTCACTCCGCTTGTTTGGTTCGGTTGTTGTAGTGAGTGAGTGACATCGAGCACGACAGGATATCCGAATGATTGCATTTCAGGAATACCTCGGTAGTCCACTACAAGGTCTTGATAACCGAAAGTTGTTCCGCGTTCGGTCAACATAACATTCTTGTTGCCGGCTTCTATTACTTTGTCTGCGGCAAATTGCATTGCCATTGGAGAAAGAAATTGTCCCTTCTTGATATTAACGGTCTTTCCGGTTTTGGCTGCGGCTACGAGCAGATCGGTTTGGCGGCTGAGGAATGCCGGAATTTGAAGTATGTCTACGTATTCGGCTGCCATGTTAGCTTCGTCGGCAGCATGGATGTCCGTTACGGTAGGGATTCCGAAAGTATCATGTACCTTTTTCAGTATTTTGAGGGCTTTTTCATCGCCGATACCCATGAATGAATCCAGGCGTGAGCGGTTCGCTTTGCGGTAAGAACCTTTAAATACGTAAGGAATTTGCAATGTTTCGGTGATTTTGACTACTCGTTCGGCAATGCGCATGGCCATTTCTTCACCTTCTATAACACATGGGCCGGCCAGCAGAAAGAAGTTACCGGCAGGATTGTTTTTAAGTTCGATCATATTGTTAATTACAAATTATAAGTTACATTATATAGGTAATACAGGTGTCTCCTTGTTTAGAGGAGGCGTGTTTGTTTTCTTAGTTCGGGATAATAAGCGTGGTCTTTTCCGGGAGAACGCCTACTTCCAGAGGAAAGTGTTTCGGCAGTATCCGTCCGTCCAGATCTACTGAAGCACTTTGTGCTCGGAGTACTTTCACTTTCTTTGTCCGATAGCACTTCACGACTTTGTGATTCAGAATCCTTCCCTGTATCAACATCCACAATCCGGAAATGATTTGCAGGAATTCCGGGCGATAGATCACAGATACATCCAGCCAGCCGTTGTAAGGAACGGCACTCGGTGTCTGTCCCCAGCCCCAGGCACTTCCCACACATACCGTCATGATGCGTCCACGGATATGTTCGTCGTTGATGCGGAGGTGCATTCTGTACAACTTACGTTCGAATATCAGAGAGAACAAGGCGGCAACATACGACAGGAATTTTACGCCCCAGAAACGCTTTGTCTGGTCGGTAATCTTGACGATTCGTGCGCCTAGTCCAATATTAACAGCGTTGAGGAAGTAACGGCGTTGATGTTCTTTTCCATCGTAGAAGTTGCAATAGCCTACGTCTATTTTCTTGAGTCGATGATTAATGATACAGTCGACAGCTGGCTTGTATTCGGTACTGAGTCCCCAATATTTGGCAAAGTCATTCCCGATGCCGTTCGGAATCATGCCAAGTGCGATATTGTCTTTATCCTCTGCATCGGATAGCATAATGCCGTTGATAGCGTCATTCAACGCACCGTCACCGCCCACAACGACAATCGTACGATAACCATTGTTGGCTAAAATCTTAGCGAGACGTTCTACTGAACCGAAACCTTCGGATTGCACATAGTCATAGTCGACGCCTTTGCTGTCCATGTATTCCTTGATCTCTTTCCAGCGTTTTTTTACCTTTCGGGTACCAGCTTTCGGGTTGTAAATCACACCCCATTTCTTCGGTTCTACACTCATATCCGTATTTCTATCCTACAATATTAAAAATCTCACTATATTTCACTGCCAAAGATACTAATTCCCCTGCAGTTTTTCTTTCACAAACGCTATCTTTTCTTCCATTGGCAGTTTCGCGCTTATCCAATGAATAGTAAATCCTCGTCTTTCCATGCCGCGAAACCAAGTCATCTGCCGTTTGGCGAATTGATGAATCGCAGTTTCTAATCCGTTGAACATCTCTTCGTATGTCATTTGTCCTGTGACATATAACGTCAGGTATTTGTATTCCAGACCATAATATATTAAATCTTCCGGTGAAATTCCTTCTCTGATCAGTTGTCGTACCTCATCAACCATACCTTCATCCAACCGCTGTTTTAATCGTAGCGTAATCTTCTCGCGGCGTAGTTCTCGTTCGATGTCTACGCCAATGATGAGGCTGTTCAGCTTCGGAAATTCCCGTTCGGGGACTGGGTGGGCGGCATAATATTCTTCAATCTCTATTGCACGAATGGCACGTTTTACTGTGTCTACGTCCGTAGAGTTATGCAACGTTTTGTATTGGCTTAAAATTTCCGTCAGTTCTTCAAGAGAATAACTTGCCAAACGGGTACGCAACTCCGGATTTTCCGGTACGGGCATTAGTTTATAACCTTTTAAGACTGATTCCAAATACATCCCTGTCCCTCCACATAAAACGGGGAGACAACCTTTTTGTTTGACTGTTTCGTAAGAAACCAGAAAATCTTGTTGATATTCAAAAACATTGTATTTGTATCCGGGAGCGGCTATATCAATCAGATGATACGGGATTTTATGTCCATTGACCGTATAATCGGCCAAATCTTTTCCGGTGCCGAGATCCATTCCCCTGTATATTTGACGGGAGTCGGCACTGATAATTTCTGTATTCAATTCATAGGCCAAAGCAGCGGCAAACGGAGTTTTGCCTGAGGCGGTAGGTCCTAATATGGTGATTAAATCATAGTTCGGCATAGTTTTATTTTTTCTACATCTGCAAAATTACGAAATAATTTTCACCTGCTTGGTATTCAGTTGTTTTTTTTGGTTGAAATGCTACATTCATACCTTTACTGCACTTTCTTTATCCGGTAGCTGTGTCGATCGTTCTATTTCTTCCTGTCTATTACCTCCCCTTCATTATTGTTATATAACCTTCCGCTTGGTGGAATATAAAGCACCGCTTTAGAGAACGTAAAGCATAGCTTTAGGTAGTCTAAAGCAGTGCTTTATAAAAGTCTAAGTGTTTGTTTCAATTATAAGGAAGAAAAATATGTGAGGCTTTCAAAAGTCTGTTTTTTACTTTTTCAATCAAGGAATAAGGGTGATTTTATGTATTTTACTTTTAAACGGTAAATTCCCATGTCTTAATATTATTAATGCGAACCAAATACTGATTCGCATTAATAATATTAAGACATGGGAATTTACCACTCTATGGCAAATTCTTCGTCATCAATCAGCGTATTGATATTGCGTTGCATGGTCATGCTTCCTTCAACTCTGTAATGCGCCGTGTATCCCTGAGTTTCCCATGGATCTACAAATGTATAATTAAGTTCTCTTATCGTAACGGTTCTGCGCATCAGGGCAGGCCGTGAGGCATCCATCATTTCAGAAATCTCATACGTTGCTTGCTTCTTCGATTCAAATTCAATGTTTGGATTTTCTGCCCTCAACTCTACCGTACCTTTCATTTTGTCATCCGGGTCCTGATTAAATGTCGCATAAATTTTGAATTTTCTACGGTCGGTTCTTTTTTCTTTTATAGCACCCGCATAGAAGAATATGGTATTTTCGTCAACCACGTATGCTTCACGAGTGTCAACTACAAGTGGTTTGTTGGTATCTTCGGGAAAAACATTCAAAGCCGTGGTTCCATAGTTTCCCGAGAAATCATTGAAAGGAGTTATCCATAGTAGAGCATTGTTGAAATTTTTTCGTGGATGAGAGGTGTAATTATAAGAAGGATCATCCTTTATGATAAGGGGCAAAACCCACTTCTCCGACAAATCAAGCCCGTTAAAATTAAAATTGATATCCATCAGAGCCTGACATTCGCCGGCCGGAATATGTATGTCATAATTCGGAATAGAATAAAAATTCTCGGGTAACTGTTTGTAGTACAAATCTTCCCGTTCATAGTAATGTTCATAGTTATAGATGTCGAGTGTATCGTTATCTATACCTACATGTACATCGATGTCTTTATTATTCATCGTGGAACCGGCCACTATAAGAGGAAGACGATAGGGAGAAGGTTGTCCCTTTCTATACTTCAAACGGATACGAGATACGGTAGATGTAGGAGCTTTGAACGAAACATAGTGTTCATATTGCTCATCTGAATAAAATTCGCTGCAAGAACTCAGCATTACAAGTAACGTAACCAAAAGCAAAGAGATATTTTTTTTCTTCATAATCGTTTTTTTTAATAGTAATTACTTTTCACTCTGCCAACCCGGGTTTTGAGTCAATCTCACATTTTTTTCCAACTCGGAGCGGTCGATAGGCCAAAAATAAGTTTTCTCGGCAAAACAGGTCAAAACATCAGAAACAGGAACCGGTTTATAGAACAAGTCGCGTTCTCCTTTTGTCATAAAAACATTACATCCGTACATAGGCAGAGATTCTTCATCTTTAGCGTCTTTCCAACGTCTCAAGTCAAAATAGCGTTGCCCTTCAGCCATAAGTTCAATCTGACGTTCGCGTTTGATTTTCTTACGGAATAGTTCCTTATTACCATACTCTTCTGGCGTAAAATCAGGTATTCCGGCACGGATTCTTACAGGCTGTACTCCTTTCTTCAGTTCATCCTCATTACGTGAAATACTATGAGTACCAGAGTTATCCCAAGTTTCAATCTGGTATGAACCATCAAGTTCATTCAATGCTTCAGCGTACATTAACAAGATATCGGCATATCTTATCAAAGGATCCGCCTTCTTTGAGATATGAGAAAATTCACCATTTATGTTCTTGTCATCATTGGTGTCTGTTGGACGTACGTACTTCATCAATCCTATGCCGGTTTGAAGCCAGTTTAGGCTATTGGACATACCTTCCGTCTCGCCCCGATAATACCAGCTTCTATAAGGACCTCTATCACTGCTCTGTGTTGCATTTGTCAACCACCAAGTTACTCCGTTGTATGCTACCGATGCATAGAATCGGGGTTCTCGATTGGCATATTGAAGCGATACATTTTCTTCTAGAGGTTTATAAAGTCCTTTGCTCACATCACTTGCGGTGACAAAGCCGGTAACTCTTTGTGAAGAACCGTCTCCGCGACCTATTTCAATATCTTTGCCCGGAATATCTTTACCATCTTTCATATAATAGGCATCACATTGTTTCTGCGTCACACAAGTTGTATTGTTTCCTTTGGCTTTACTGACCGGAAGTTGATAAAAGACCATATAGTTTACTCCATAACTACCCTGATTGTTTCCTCGTGTAAATATCAATTCGGGATTTTCTACTGTTGACAGTTCACCATTAAAGACTGAACGGTATGATTCAAACGGGTCTATGTCTTTATATCCGTTGGGCCAGGATTTTGTTGAAAAATTGCCGTCGTCATATGGTGGCAGTGTAACTGGATACCCGTCAAACCCTTCAGTACGTTTATAGGCTACATACAAATTATAGGCTTTAAGGTCAATCACGTCTTTTGCCGCAGCAGCTGCCCTTGCCCATTTCTTTTCATCATAGGCAGCAGCAAGAAGTCGGTTGCCTTTGTCATCCACCAACTTTTCGGCATATCCATCGGTGTTACCGTTCATTAACGGACTGGCTGCATATAATAGTGCTTTAGCACGTACAGCCAAAGCAGCACCTCTTGTGGGACGTGACACAGACATCAGTTCGCGTTTCAAAGGAAGATCCTTTGCTGCTAAGGCCATTTCTGAAGCAATGTAATCGGCACACTCATCGTAAGTGTTGCGAGGTATTGAAAGAGCTTCATAACTGTCAGTGTAATCCTGGCCCTCTTCTGGTACAATGGGCACAGGACCATATTTCTGTAATAGTTTCCAGTAATAATAAGCACGCACAAAGCGGGCCTGAGCTTTATAGTCTGCCCGTTCCTCCGAGGTCAGTTCATTACACATATCCACATTCTGGATAAAGATAGCGGCTTGACGTATTCCCTGATAACTGTATTTCCATGTATACGGCCATTGCTCTTCACCATAAGTCACTTCTTTAAAGCTTTTGTAAATGGGATTATATATATCATCACTGAAATTAAACGGATTTGAGCCGGTGATACTAATATCGGCAAATTCGCTGTTTGTCAAGTAACTGTATGCATTGGCAAGCCATTGTTCCGTATAGGTTTCATCGGTAAAGACTTCTTCCAGTGACATTCTGTCCTTGGTATCGGTATTCACATCAAGATAATTACACGAAGCCATACTCAAGCCTGTTGCAATCAATAATATATTTCTTATAAGTTTCATATTCGTAAGTGTTTCTTTATAAACTAATATTCAGACCAAATGTAACAGATTTAGTAATGGGATAGAAGCTACCGTCGTTGCTTCTTGGTTCTGGATCCCACAATTTGAATTTAGAGAAAGTCAACAAGTTCGTTCCAGTAAAGAATAGTCTTATTTTACTAAAACGTATCTTGCTTACTATATTTTTGGGTAAAGTGTATCCTATTTCTACTGTCTTAAGACGAAGATAAGAACCGTTTCTCAACCAATGTGTGGAATACTGGTTGTTGTTCACATTATTTTCTCCTCCAAATTTAAGTCTCGGATATACGGCATTCGGATTTTCGGTTGCCGGGTCGCCCGAAATATCTCTTGAAATCCAGCGGCTTGAATTGACAACATCCGTAGATACATTTCCCCAAGTTCCGCGGCTGAAAGGATGCACCAATACACCGTTGATGAAGAAAGAAGATTTACCGGTTCCTTGGAAATGGACACTTGCGTCAAGCCCCTTCCAATTGGCAGAAATACCCATACCATAAACGAAACTCGGTCTGTTGGTGTTTCCTACAGCCACGCGGTCATTATTGTTTATCACTCCATCACCGTTCACATCCTTGTATTTGATATCTCCCGGTTCAACGCTTCCCCAAGTATTCTGTGTAGGACTGTTTCTTATGTCGTCCCAGTCCTTGAACAATCCGAGAGCAATCAATCCTCTTGACTGGCTTACACTGAAACCTGTTTCATACAAATAAGGATATAGCTTATGGCCTTCATCTTTTTCAAGAATTTCATTATCACTATAAGTAGCATTAGCTCTGATGGTAAGGCTCACGTTTCCGATGTTCTGATTGAATGAAAAGTTACCGTCCCAACCTCTGTTAATTACGCTTCCTACATTAGCATAAGGCTTGTCACCATCATAAAGTCCCACAGTAAGAGGCAATGAACCTCTTGACATGAAAATGCCGGTTCTTTTTTCATTGAAATAATCTACGGTAAGAGAAAAACGTTCGTTGAACAATACGAGGTCCAAACCAATATCATGCTTCTTGGCTATTTCCCAGCTTATACCGTTTGATGCCACACTTGTATAAGTAAGTCCGTTATAACTTTGGTTAAAGCCAAAATCGGCCCATTGATAGTTCTTGAAACTTCCGATAGTGTACATATAAGGGAAACGTACCGATACATTGTCATTACCTACTTTACCCCAGGAATAACGTACCTTAAACATATTCAGCCATTTGAAATTATTCTGTATAAACGGTTCTTCTGCTATATTCCATGCCATAGAGAAAGCTGGGAAAAAACCAAACTGATTACCTACAGCAAAGTTTTCGGATCCCGTATAACCGAAGTTGAAATTAACAAAGTAACGATATTTCCAGTTATAGGTGAAGCGTCCTGAGAATCCCTGATGACGAACGGGAACACTATTCTTCAAGTCGCTACCCAGATTATAAGTACGTATTTTTGAATCCTGATTATACTTCAATACAGAACCTACATGATGATGTTTGTTGAAAACACGGTTATAATGCAACTCTGCCTCAAAGAATTCATGGCGGTCGCCACTACCTCCTGCACTTTGTGTCATCTTTTGCTCTTCATTCAGTCGCTTGAAGACCAAATTACCTTCACTGTCTCTGAAACGTTCCGCTTTCCATCTTTCCGGCGCTTTCAACTTGTTTATATAATTAGAGTTGTTTGTGTCGTAGCCAAAACGTCCGATAAACTTCAATCCTTCGGTTATGAAATCGAGTTTCTGATTTAAGGTCACGTTGGTCTGTATCTGGTTAGTCCAGTTTTGTCTGTAACCGGTCTGTGTAGACGCAATCCAAGGATTGTCACGATAATTTTCGTTATATTCTGATGCCGGGAAATAACCGTTCGAATAAACTTTAGGAATGGACACCGGAGTCTGTCCCATAAGGCTGTTCCACACAAGCGACGAACCTCGTCCGGTATCATTTACCTTTTTCAACATTCCGGATATGCCGACATTTAATAAAGTAGATTTAGTAATGTCTATATCCGCATTCATTCGATAGTTCCATCTGCGGGCATTGGCATTGGTATTATATTGCTTTTCAATTTCTTTATCCGTTTTATACATACCTTCTTCTTCCACATAGCTGGCAGATACAAAATAACGTGTGTTTGTACTACCACCGGTGATGTTGAGTGAAGCCTTGTATGTCATGGCTCCTTTCTTCAAAATCTCATCCATCCAGTCTACGTTAGGCAGTAAATCAGGGTCGAGTCCGTTCTTCAATATATACAGTTCATCAGGCTGATAAACCGGTTCTTCGTTTCTTGTGATTCTTGCCTCATTTATCAAAGATGCGTAAGTGGGTCCATCTATAAATTCCGGTGTTATGGTTCTGGTATTATAAGAAGTTTCCGCCTTGGCAGATATGGTAATCTTACTGGGTTTACCATGTTTGGTAGTTATCAATACCACACCGTTTGCACCACGGGCACCATAAATGGCGGTTTCTGAAGCATCTTTCAATACTTGAAACGATTCAATATCTTCAATACTGATATCATCCATATCTCTTTCAAAACCATCGACAAGTACAAGGGCACTTGTTTTGGCACCAAAAGTAGAAATACCACGGATCCAGAATTCGGAAGTATTTTGGCCCGGTGCTCCACTGCTCTGCATGGATAATACACCGGGAACATTTCCTGCCAAGGCATTAACAAGATTTCCTGAAGGAGAAACATTCAGATGTGCTATATTAGCAGAAGAAACAGCTCCTGTAACGGTTATCTTTTT
The nucleotide sequence above comes from Bacteroides caccae. Encoded proteins:
- a CDS encoding DUF4973 domain-containing protein, whose amino-acid sequence is MKKKNISLLLVTLLVMLSSCSEFYSDEQYEHYVSFKAPTSTVSRIRLKYRKGQPSPYRLPLIVAGSTMNNKDIDVHVGIDNDTLDIYNYEHYYEREDLYYKQLPENFYSIPNYDIHIPAGECQALMDINFNFNGLDLSEKWVLPLIIKDDPSYNYTSHPRKNFNNALLWITPFNDFSGNYGTTALNVFPEDTNKPLVVDTREAYVVDENTIFFYAGAIKEKRTDRRKFKIYATFNQDPDDKMKGTVELRAENPNIEFESKKQATYEISEMMDASRPALMRRTVTIRELNYTFVDPWETQGYTAHYRVEGSMTMQRNINTLIDDEEFAIEW
- a CDS encoding RagB/SusD family nutrient uptake outer membrane protein, encoding MKLIRNILLIATGLSMASCNYLDVNTDTKDRMSLEEVFTDETYTEQWLANAYSYLTNSEFADISITGSNPFNFSDDIYNPIYKSFKEVTYGEEQWPYTWKYSYQGIRQAAIFIQNVDMCNELTSEERADYKAQARFVRAYYYWKLLQKYGPVPIVPEEGQDYTDSYEALSIPRNTYDECADYIASEMALAAKDLPLKRELMSVSRPTRGAALAVRAKALLYAASPLMNGNTDGYAEKLVDDKGNRLLAAAYDEKKWARAAAAAKDVIDLKAYNLYVAYKRTEGFDGYPVTLPPYDDGNFSTKSWPNGYKDIDPFESYRSVFNGELSTVENPELIFTRGNNQGSYGVNYMVFYQLPVSKAKGNNTTCVTQKQCDAYYMKDGKDIPGKDIEIGRGDGSSQRVTGFVTASDVSKGLYKPLEENVSLQYANREPRFYASVAYNGVTWWLTNATQSSDRGPYRSWYYRGETEGMSNSLNWLQTGIGLMKYVRPTDTNDDKNINGEFSHISKKADPLIRYADILLMYAEALNELDGSYQIETWDNSGTHSISRNEDELKKGVQPVRIRAGIPDFTPEEYGNKELFRKKIKRERQIELMAEGQRYFDLRRWKDAKDEESLPMYGCNVFMTKGERDLFYKPVPVSDVLTCFAEKTYFWPIDRSELEKNVRLTQNPGWQSEK
- the miaA gene encoding tRNA (adenosine(37)-N6)-dimethylallyltransferase MiaA; amino-acid sequence: MPNYDLITILGPTASGKTPFAAALAYELNTEIISADSRQIYRGMDLGTGKDLADYTVNGHKIPYHLIDIAAPGYKYNVFEYQQDFLVSYETVKQKGCLPVLCGGTGMYLESVLKGYKLMPVPENPELRTRLASYSLEELTEILSQYKTLHNSTDVDTVKRAIRAIEIEEYYAAHPVPEREFPKLNSLIIGVDIERELRREKITLRLKQRLDEGMVDEVRQLIREGISPEDLIYYGLEYKYLTLYVTGQMTYEEMFNGLETAIHQFAKRQMTWFRGMERRGFTIHWISAKLPMEEKIAFVKEKLQGN
- a CDS encoding diacylglycerol/lipid kinase family protein gives rise to the protein MSVEPKKWGVIYNPKAGTRKVKKRWKEIKEYMDSKGVDYDYVQSEGFGSVERLAKILANNGYRTIVVVGGDGALNDAINGIMLSDAEDKDNIALGMIPNGIGNDFAKYWGLSTEYKPAVDCIINHRLKKIDVGYCNFYDGKEHQRRYFLNAVNIGLGARIVKITDQTKRFWGVKFLSYVAALFSLIFERKLYRMHLRINDEHIRGRIMTVCVGSAWGWGQTPSAVPYNGWLDVSVIYRPEFLQIISGLWMLIQGRILNHKVVKCYRTKKVKVLRAQSASVDLDGRILPKHFPLEVGVLPEKTTLIIPN
- the kdsA gene encoding 3-deoxy-8-phosphooctulonate synthase, with translation MIELKNNPAGNFFLLAGPCVIEGEEMAMRIAERVVKITETLQIPYVFKGSYRKANRSRLDSFMGIGDEKALKILKKVHDTFGIPTVTDIHAADEANMAAEYVDILQIPAFLSRQTDLLVAAAKTGKTVNIKKGQFLSPMAMQFAADKVIEAGNKNVMLTERGTTFGYQDLVVDYRGIPEMQSFGYPVVLDVTHSLQQPNQTSGVTGGMPQLIETIAKAGIAVGADGIFIETHENPAVAKSDGANMLKLDLLEGLLTKLVRIRQAIK
- a CDS encoding M16 family metallopeptidase, which codes for MKHLLRGLFIAVLIICCNFQSVFAQPMQQMPVDKNVRIGKLDNGLTYYIRHNALPEKRVEFYIAQKVGSILEEPQQRGLAHFLEHMAFNGTKHFPGDETGLGIIPWCETKGIKFGTNLNAYTSVDQTVYNISNVPTENQNVVDSCLLILHDWSSAINLADKEIDKERGVIREEWRSRNSGMLRIMTDAQATMYPDSKYADCMPIGSIDVINNFPYQDIRDYYAKWYRPDLQGIVIVGDINAEEMEAKLKEVFKDVKAPVNPAERIYYPVADNQEPLIYIGTDKEVANPSINIFFKQDATPDSLKNTISYYATQYVLNMAINMLNSRLNELRQTANPPFTGAGAGYGEYFLAKTKEAFSLTANSKIDGVDLAMKTILEEAERARRFGFTETEYERARANYMQAMESAYNEREKTKSGNYVDEYVNNFLDKEPIPGIEFEYMLVQQMAPNIPVTAVNELMKQLVTDNNQVVLLAGPQKEGLKYPTKEEIAALLKQMSSFDLKPYEDKVSNEPLISEDIKGGKIVSEKADDVYGSTKLVLSNGVTVYVKPTDFKADQIMMKGVSLGGTSVFPNDEIINISQLNGVALVGGIGNFSKVDLSKALAGKRASVGAGIGNTTETISGSCSPKDFETMMQLTYLTFTSPRKDNEAFESYKNRLKAQLQNSDANPMTAFSDTVTRALYGDHPRAIKLKESMVDQIDYDRILEMYKDRYKDASDFTFYLVGNVNLEQMKPMIAKYLGALPSINRKETFKDNKMYIRKGEYKNEFAKKQETPMATIMFLYSGTCKYDLRSNTLLSFLDQALDMVYTAEIREKEGGTYGVSCNGNLSKYPKEELVLQIVFQTDPAKKDKLSAIVVEQLEKMAKEGPSAEHMQKIKEYMLKKYKDAQKENGYWLNNLDEYFYTGIDNTKDYEKLVNSITAKEVQDFLAKLLKQNNEIQVVMTMPEENK